One stretch of Nitrospirota bacterium DNA includes these proteins:
- a CDS encoding pyridoxine 5'-phosphate synthase, with translation MPRLGVNIDHVATLRQARGGTDPDPLTASVLVELAGADGIVVHLREDRRHIQDRDLRLLRELIRTKLDLEMAADETMAKIALTIKPDMVTLVPEQRQELTTEGGLDVAGHRDRIQQIVTMLHDGGIPVSLFIEPDLAQVKAAHRVSADFVELHTGRYANAKRSKEADAEVEAITQAAKLSYKLGMGVNAGHGLDYRNVTRLLHIPEIVEYNIGHSIIARAVLVGLDQAVREMKALLG, from the coding sequence GTGCCACGACTTGGGGTGAACATCGACCATGTGGCCACGTTGCGGCAAGCCCGTGGCGGAACCGACCCGGACCCCCTTACCGCCTCCGTGCTAGTGGAATTGGCCGGCGCCGACGGCATTGTCGTCCATCTCAGAGAAGATCGGCGGCATATTCAAGATCGCGATCTTCGCCTTTTGCGAGAACTCATCCGTACCAAGCTCGATCTGGAGATGGCTGCCGATGAGACCATGGCCAAAATTGCCCTGACCATTAAACCTGATATGGTCACGCTCGTCCCGGAGCAGCGTCAGGAACTCACGACGGAAGGCGGCCTGGATGTGGCCGGCCACAGAGATCGCATCCAGCAGATCGTCACCATGCTCCACGATGGCGGTATTCCCGTCAGTCTCTTCATCGAACCGGATTTGGCTCAGGTCAAAGCCGCGCACCGAGTCTCAGCGGACTTCGTCGAGCTCCATACCGGTCGTTATGCGAATGCCAAACGCTCGAAAGAAGCCGATGCCGAAGTGGAAGCCATTACACAGGCCGCGAAACTCTCGTACAAGCTGGGCATGGGCGTCAACGCCGGACATGGCTTGGACTATCGCAACGTGACACGGTTGCTGCACATTCCTGAAATCGTCGAATACAACATCGGTCACAGCATCATTGCCCGCGCGGTTCTGGTGGGCCTCGACCAAGCCGTCAGGGAAATGAAAGCGTTGCTCGGGTAA
- a CDS encoding NAD(P)H-hydrate dehydratase: protein MKIVTGAEMQSLDRRTITEAHIPGAVLMERAGEGIVRHLEEHYGPARGKTITILCGKGNNGGDGLVVARLLRRRRAKVHVVLLTPVTELSRDATIMYRRLVRVAGRAATVRFRSADQTRSLLASSDILVDALLGTGLSSEVTGTYREAIELINGAGKPIIAIDLPSGLHADSGAILGQAIRATLTITLGLPKLGLYVGTGIDRAGAIRVVDIGIPSAFVDDIESRTLLLTSDSAFTTLPERRLSAHKGTFGHAGIIAGSVGKTGAAALAAQAALRIGSGLVTVATPSSVSDVLEAKLLEAMTLPLPETKARTLARSGLDRVAAFIQARTAIAIGPGLSTHPETVELVQSLMKYLDRPSVLDADALNALTGRVSLLTECQTPPILTPHPGEMARLEVDATTQSVNADRIGTARRFARERGVFVVLKGARTVIARPDGLVAICPTGNPGMATAGTGDVLTGMIVGLLAQGVPAWDAACAATYFHGSAGDMAAQQLGQAGMLASDLIAQIPYALQRTKTIERH, encoded by the coding sequence ATGAAGATTGTGACGGGAGCCGAGATGCAGTCGCTCGATCGCCGCACGATCACCGAGGCGCATATTCCCGGTGCCGTCTTGATGGAACGGGCCGGCGAGGGCATTGTCAGGCATCTGGAAGAGCACTATGGGCCAGCACGCGGCAAGACCATTACCATCCTCTGCGGAAAAGGGAACAACGGAGGAGACGGATTGGTTGTGGCTCGCCTCCTGCGCCGCCGACGTGCAAAGGTGCACGTAGTGCTCCTCACGCCGGTCACCGAGCTCAGCCGCGATGCCACAATTATGTATCGTCGACTCGTTCGGGTTGCAGGCCGAGCCGCAACTGTTCGATTCCGCTCTGCTGACCAAACACGATCCCTTCTCGCCTCCAGCGACATCCTCGTCGATGCCCTCCTTGGAACCGGCTTATCCTCCGAAGTAACCGGGACCTATCGTGAAGCCATCGAACTCATCAACGGAGCCGGGAAACCCATCATCGCCATCGATCTCCCGTCCGGTCTCCATGCCGACAGCGGCGCCATCCTCGGGCAAGCGATCCGCGCCACGTTGACCATTACCTTAGGCCTCCCAAAACTTGGGCTCTATGTCGGTACAGGGATCGACCGGGCCGGCGCCATCCGCGTCGTCGATATCGGCATTCCCTCTGCCTTTGTGGACGATATCGAGAGCCGAACACTGCTGCTAACGAGCGACAGCGCCTTTACAACCCTTCCGGAGCGCCGGCTCTCCGCCCATAAAGGGACCTTTGGCCATGCAGGAATTATTGCAGGCTCCGTGGGAAAAACCGGCGCAGCGGCCTTAGCGGCTCAGGCGGCTCTCAGAATCGGATCCGGACTGGTGACCGTCGCCACTCCCAGCAGCGTCAGCGATGTACTGGAGGCCAAGCTGCTGGAAGCGATGACCCTGCCGCTCCCGGAAACCAAAGCACGCACATTGGCTCGATCAGGACTCGATCGTGTCGCCGCCTTCATCCAGGCACGTACGGCAATCGCCATCGGCCCCGGACTCTCGACCCACCCTGAGACCGTTGAACTCGTGCAGTCGTTGATGAAATATCTGGACCGACCCTCCGTCCTCGATGCCGATGCGCTCAACGCGTTGACTGGCCGCGTTTCGTTGTTGACCGAATGTCAGACGCCGCCCATTCTCACTCCGCACCCTGGCGAGATGGCCCGGCTCGAAGTTGATGCCACCACGCAGAGCGTCAATGCAGACCGCATCGGCACGGCCAGGCGGTTCGCTAGAGAACGCGGTGTGTTCGTCGTCCTAAAAGGCGCACGAACTGTCATTGCCCGCCCCGATGGGCTTGTCGCCATTTGCCCGACGGGGAATCCCGGCATGGCCACGGCTGGAACCGGCGATGTGTTGACCGGCATGATTGTCGGCTTACTGGCGCAAGGGGTTCCCGCATGGGACGCCGCCTGTGCCGCCACCTATTTTCATGGGTCAGCCGGCGACATGGCCGCCCAACAACTCGGGCAGGCCGGCATGCTCGCCAGTGACCTGATTGCCCAGATTCCCTATGCGCTCCAGCGAACCAAAACGATTGAACGTCACTAA
- the tsaE gene encoding tRNA (adenosine(37)-N6)-threonylcarbamoyltransferase complex ATPase subunit type 1 TsaE, with product MRSSEPKRLNVTKSAKATEPAARRRATSSLPWKLTSSSHQQTDWLGQVLGRTFRGGETIALYGPLGAGKTALVRGIAQGLGASPTAVTSPTFVVIHEYQGRLPLAHMDWYRIRSLRELESTGVMEYFSGQTVTAIEWADKGLDLLPQDRIEVTLSHRTAQSRSIQLNATGPTSEDALARARKTYQAPPHQGSDKKGTTRS from the coding sequence ATGCGCTCCAGCGAACCAAAACGATTGAACGTCACTAAGTCAGCCAAGGCAACAGAGCCTGCCGCTCGCCGCCGCGCCACGTCGAGCCTGCCGTGGAAACTGACGTCCTCCTCGCACCAGCAGACCGACTGGTTAGGCCAAGTGCTCGGACGTACGTTTCGGGGAGGGGAAACGATCGCACTCTACGGACCGCTCGGAGCCGGCAAGACGGCGCTCGTTCGTGGAATCGCGCAGGGTCTTGGCGCATCGCCAACGGCAGTGACCAGCCCGACCTTCGTCGTGATTCACGAATACCAGGGGCGGCTGCCACTGGCCCACATGGATTGGTATCGCATCCGCTCGCTCCGCGAGCTTGAATCGACAGGTGTGATGGAGTATTTCTCTGGCCAGACCGTGACAGCCATCGAATGGGCGGACAAGGGCCTTGACCTGCTGCCGCAGGACCGGATTGAGGTGACCCTGAGTCATCGTACCGCGCAGAGTCGATCGATTCAGTTGAATGCCACAGGTCCAACGTCTGAGGATGCCCTCGCGCGAGCGCGCAAAACATATCAGGCACCACCGCACCAAGGCTCGGACAAGAAGGGGACAACGAGGTCATGA
- a CDS encoding LapA family protein: MIRLILVGVLLLLSLAFFLQNQEQEVTLRYFFGLLEASTPIYKPILTGFAVGLLVSGILLFPPWVRGRIELRRKTKALQEAEVDLERLRLSLDKVTGRTPPTMTGEPQRDRHDE; this comes from the coding sequence ATGATAAGGCTGATTCTGGTCGGGGTCCTACTCCTCCTCTCCCTGGCATTTTTCCTTCAAAATCAGGAACAGGAAGTGACGCTCCGGTACTTCTTCGGTCTGCTCGAAGCTTCAACGCCGATCTACAAGCCTATCCTCACTGGTTTCGCGGTGGGACTGTTGGTCTCCGGCATTCTGCTCTTTCCTCCATGGGTGAGAGGCCGGATCGAACTCCGACGAAAAACCAAAGCGCTGCAAGAGGCTGAAGTGGACTTAGAACGGCTACGCCTCTCGCTCGATAAAGTCACCGGCCGCACTCCGCCCACTATGACCGGCGAACCACAAAGAGACCGACACGATGAGTGA
- the mutS gene encoding DNA mismatch repair protein MutS, producing MSDADASPLMRQYREIKRGYPDAILLFRVGDFYEMFYEDAQVASKLLSIALTSRDKSSATPIPLCGVPYHAAQGYIAKLLKAGRTVALCEQVEDPKLAKGLVRREVVRLYTPGTLVDTEFLSPGESHFLVAVAFSDAMASSSKGQSVIGLACLDVSTGEFWMTEFHGAQAETQLLDELARLEPREVLHQDSTAQAGTCLAHLRGPRLCAQPSAAFHPKDAAQLLQTQFAVQSLDGFGCRGLTAGIGAAGAVLRYVRETQPTASLAHLRRLQTRWSSDSMHLDSATIRNLELVRPLGFGEPRSGQDQSTVLSVLDRTATAMGSRLLRDWLVRPLLNQGAIQARLDAVGELKDRIQQRVSLRTTLRDVQDIARLSSRLTLGVAGPRELLALKQSVSALPELRSHLQPFSASLLAAVRESWDDCRDVHDTIEQTVKPDAPMSLRDGGVIREGYHAGVDELRKASTEGKGWIASLESKERERTGIDSLKVRYNQVFGYYIEITKTHLTRVPPDYIRKQTLVNAERFMTAELKELEERVTGAESKLLALEQELFDQVRSRLANEVPRLQAMAQTVALLDVLAGLAETAALHRYVKPLVDESGTILILEGRHPVVEQLSSDLTFVPNDTALDCEGNRLVILTGPNMAGKSTYLRQVALIVLLAQIGSFVPATEAHIGLVDRIFTRVGASDNLSAGQSTFMVEMIESAHILNSATSRSLILLDEIGRGTSTYDGLSIAWAIAEHIQDRQHVGARTLFATHYHEMTQLEGLREGIKNYCVAVQERDGDVVFLRKIIPGGADRSYGIHVAKLAGLPPTVIARAQQVLAQLEQPDTTIEGTPVSLERETPQTSLPKPHPIIEEMKQIDLFSMTPLDALNRLADIQRRIGPTGQDGRDK from the coding sequence ATGAGTGACGCAGACGCCTCACCGTTAATGCGGCAATACCGGGAAATCAAACGCGGGTATCCCGACGCCATCCTGTTATTCCGCGTCGGCGACTTTTACGAAATGTTTTACGAGGATGCGCAGGTCGCTTCAAAACTGCTCTCCATTGCCCTCACGTCTCGCGATAAATCCAGCGCCACCCCTATTCCATTGTGTGGCGTGCCGTACCATGCCGCGCAAGGTTATATCGCGAAGCTCCTTAAGGCCGGACGAACCGTCGCACTCTGCGAACAGGTGGAAGACCCGAAACTCGCAAAGGGTCTCGTGCGCCGAGAAGTCGTCCGTCTCTATACACCTGGCACGTTGGTCGATACCGAATTCCTCTCTCCCGGCGAATCGCATTTCCTGGTTGCAGTGGCCTTCTCCGATGCCATGGCCTCATCGTCCAAGGGACAATCCGTCATTGGGCTGGCCTGTCTGGATGTCTCCACGGGCGAGTTTTGGATGACGGAATTCCATGGGGCGCAGGCGGAAACTCAACTCTTGGATGAACTGGCTCGACTGGAACCGCGGGAAGTCTTACATCAAGATTCCACGGCACAGGCCGGAACCTGCCTGGCTCACCTGCGTGGGCCACGCCTCTGTGCACAACCTTCGGCCGCCTTCCATCCCAAAGACGCCGCGCAACTACTCCAGACACAGTTTGCGGTGCAGTCGCTCGACGGATTCGGCTGCCGCGGCCTGACCGCCGGGATCGGAGCTGCCGGAGCAGTTCTGCGATACGTTCGTGAGACCCAGCCGACCGCCTCGCTTGCGCATCTCCGCCGTCTGCAGACCCGCTGGAGCAGCGACTCCATGCATCTGGATAGCGCGACGATTCGCAATCTCGAACTCGTGCGGCCCCTCGGCTTCGGCGAGCCCCGATCAGGACAGGACCAGTCGACGGTTCTGTCGGTGTTGGACCGTACTGCAACGGCGATGGGCAGTCGCCTGTTGCGCGATTGGCTCGTCAGGCCACTCCTCAACCAAGGCGCCATTCAGGCTCGTCTGGACGCAGTTGGCGAGTTGAAAGACCGGATACAACAACGGGTGTCGCTCAGGACCACACTCCGCGATGTGCAAGATATCGCCCGTCTCAGCAGCCGCCTGACGCTCGGTGTTGCAGGACCTCGCGAACTACTCGCATTGAAACAATCCGTAAGCGCCCTGCCTGAATTACGGTCCCACCTCCAACCCTTCTCCGCTTCGCTGCTGGCCGCTGTCCGTGAGTCCTGGGACGACTGCCGCGATGTCCATGACACGATTGAGCAGACCGTCAAGCCGGATGCGCCGATGTCCCTCCGTGACGGCGGCGTGATTCGAGAGGGATACCATGCCGGAGTCGATGAACTGCGCAAGGCCAGCACCGAAGGCAAGGGCTGGATCGCCTCGCTAGAATCCAAAGAACGGGAACGAACGGGAATCGATTCGTTGAAGGTTCGCTACAATCAAGTATTCGGCTACTACATCGAAATTACCAAGACTCACCTCACCAGAGTCCCGCCTGATTACATTCGCAAACAGACGCTGGTGAATGCCGAACGATTCATGACAGCGGAACTTAAAGAGTTGGAAGAACGGGTCACAGGCGCTGAAAGTAAACTGCTGGCGCTCGAGCAGGAACTGTTTGATCAGGTCCGCAGTCGTTTAGCGAATGAGGTGCCTCGCCTTCAAGCGATGGCCCAGACCGTTGCGTTGCTCGACGTCCTCGCCGGTTTGGCCGAGACCGCCGCCTTACATCGCTACGTCAAACCACTCGTCGATGAGAGCGGCACGATCCTCATTCTGGAAGGCCGGCACCCTGTCGTGGAACAGCTCAGCAGTGATCTCACCTTCGTACCTAACGACACAGCCCTCGACTGTGAGGGGAACAGGCTGGTGATCCTCACCGGGCCCAACATGGCGGGGAAAAGCACCTATCTCCGCCAGGTCGCACTGATCGTTTTGTTGGCGCAAATCGGAAGTTTCGTGCCGGCGACCGAGGCCCACATTGGATTAGTCGATCGGATTTTCACGCGTGTGGGCGCCTCCGACAACCTGTCCGCCGGCCAGAGCACCTTCATGGTGGAGATGATCGAGTCGGCTCATATCTTAAACAGTGCGACGTCCCGCAGCTTGATTCTCCTAGATGAGATCGGTCGAGGAACCAGCACCTACGACGGACTTAGCATCGCCTGGGCCATTGCGGAACATATTCAAGACCGTCAGCACGTGGGAGCCAGAACCTTGTTCGCCACGCATTATCACGAGATGACGCAACTGGAAGGGTTACGGGAAGGGATTAAAAACTATTGCGTGGCGGTCCAGGAACGGGATGGAGACGTGGTCTTCTTGCGTAAGATTATACCGGGCGGCGCAGACCGCAGTTACGGCATTCACGTGGCGAAACTAGCAGGGCTCCCTCCCACGGTCATTGCCAGGGCGCAACAAGTCCTCGCCCAACTGGAGCAACCGGATACCACCATCGAGGGTACGCCCGTATCGTTGGAGAGAGAAACACCACAGACTTCACTGCCCAAGCCCCATCCAATCATCGAGGAAATGAAACAAATCGACCTCTTCTCCATGACGCCGCTCGATGCACTCAACCGCCTCGCTGACATCCAACGCCGGATCGGGCCAACCGGCCAAGACGGTCGCGACAAATAA
- a CDS encoding pitrilysin family protein encodes MYRKLVLDNGVRVVTERMPTLKSVTVGVWVNTGSRDEQPLQAGYSHFIEHMLFKGTRKRSSAEISREIDALGGEMNAFTSRETTTYYVKVLDQQLPQALELLSDLFHHSRFVPKDIEKEKQVVLEEIRMVQDDPEDLVQELHMGQVLGRHPLGRSILGREKTVRGLRRQDLLSYIEAHYDSSQTVVSIAGNFEQDKLDLLVAKYFGKGRSAKATPANGRRPPDLRGGVLLKKKKLEQVHLCLGLKGVSAGHQDRYALYALNSVLGGSVSSRLFQEVREKRGLVYSIYSYLSGYSDGGMITVYAATRPKEVDRVVDLVCREIRRVGSKGVVGKELERAKVQMKGSLMLSLESSHSRMSKLAKDELTYGKHTSLDDMLARIDRVSEEQMFNVGRQFFNVDSLAITGLGPLAPGTLQSYR; translated from the coding sequence TTGTATCGCAAGCTCGTCCTGGACAACGGGGTGCGGGTCGTAACCGAGCGGATGCCGACGTTAAAGTCGGTGACCGTCGGTGTATGGGTCAACACCGGGTCGCGGGACGAGCAGCCTCTCCAAGCGGGCTATTCCCATTTTATCGAGCACATGCTTTTTAAGGGGACGCGCAAGCGTTCCTCCGCCGAGATTTCGCGTGAAATCGACGCACTCGGCGGAGAGATGAATGCCTTCACCTCGCGTGAGACGACGACCTATTACGTGAAGGTGCTGGATCAGCAGCTACCTCAAGCCTTAGAGCTCCTCTCCGACCTGTTTCACCATTCCCGGTTCGTACCCAAAGACATCGAAAAAGAGAAACAGGTCGTCCTGGAAGAAATTCGCATGGTGCAGGACGATCCGGAAGATCTCGTGCAAGAGCTTCACATGGGGCAAGTGCTGGGGCGTCATCCGCTCGGTCGCTCTATCTTGGGCCGGGAGAAAACGGTCAGAGGGCTGCGACGCCAGGATCTGCTGAGCTATATCGAGGCCCACTACGATTCGAGTCAGACCGTGGTGTCGATCGCCGGGAACTTTGAGCAGGACAAACTTGATCTCCTGGTCGCGAAGTATTTCGGCAAGGGCCGATCTGCCAAGGCGACTCCTGCCAACGGGCGCCGTCCTCCTGACTTGCGCGGCGGTGTCCTGCTGAAGAAGAAGAAGTTAGAACAAGTCCATCTGTGTCTAGGCCTCAAAGGCGTTTCCGCCGGACATCAGGATCGGTATGCCCTGTATGCGCTGAACAGTGTGTTGGGGGGCAGTGTGAGTTCGCGATTATTTCAGGAAGTCCGGGAGAAACGAGGTCTCGTCTATTCCATCTACTCCTATTTGTCCGGCTATTCCGACGGTGGCATGATCACCGTATATGCAGCGACCAGACCGAAAGAAGTGGATCGTGTGGTAGATCTCGTCTGCCGTGAAATCAGACGGGTGGGGAGCAAGGGCGTTGTTGGAAAAGAGCTTGAGCGGGCGAAGGTTCAGATGAAGGGCAGCCTCATGTTGAGTCTGGAGAGTTCACATAGCCGCATGAGTAAATTGGCCAAGGATGAATTGACATACGGAAAGCATACGTCGCTGGACGATATGCTGGCGCGCATAGATCGTGTGAGCGAAGAGCAGATGTTCAACGTGGGCCGTCAATTTTTCAACGTGGACTCCCTCGCCATCACCGGGTTGGGCCCTCTCGCGCCAGGTACGCTTCAGTCTTATAGATGA
- the pnp gene encoding polyribonucleotide nucleotidyltransferase, protein MVHTVEIEVAGRILRLETGRVARQADGSIWATYGDTVVLATAVASQTAKPGIDFLPLTVDYQEKSFAAGKIPGGYFKREARPSEKAVLTSRQIDRGLRPLFPEGYYFETQVIASVLSADQTGSSDILGIIASSAALTVSNIPFDNPIAGVRIGRLDGKFVVNPDLETVAKSELHLVVAGTADAVMMVEAGANELSEAIMLEAIELAHSEIKKIVAKIRELQVLAGKPKRKVAKEQIDSALAAQVKTLVAQGIRDAIMIPNKAARQERLDEVKNDAVQKLKSADDPNRERHVKLVFHELEYTEVRNMILEKGSRADGRGPADIRAITCEVSALPRTHGSAIFTRGETQSLAVVTLGTSDDEQRIDALEGEYMRTFMLHYNFPPFSVGEARPLRSPGRREVGHGALAERALAPVIPSKEAFPYTLRIVSDILESNGSSSMATVCGGSLALMDAGVPVSKAVAGIAMGLIKEGDRVMILSDILGLEDHLGDMDFKVCGTRQGVTALQMDIKIGGITSALMQKALEQAKAGRLHILGCMEKALQAPRTTLSAYAPRIFTMKVKQDKIREIIGPGGKTIRGIIADCGVKINVDDSGTVTIASVDGASAEKAKEMISRITEEVEIGKIYMGTVRKIMDFGAFVEVLPGTDGLVHISQLAHHRVQAVSDEVKEGDQILVKVMEVDRQGKIRLSRKEAMPAPAGAAAPDPSAG, encoded by the coding sequence ATGGTACACACAGTTGAAATAGAGGTTGCGGGGCGCATCTTGCGACTCGAAACCGGTCGTGTGGCACGACAAGCAGACGGTTCGATTTGGGCTACGTACGGCGACACGGTCGTCTTGGCGACGGCTGTTGCGTCACAGACTGCCAAGCCAGGCATCGATTTTCTCCCCCTCACCGTCGATTATCAGGAAAAATCCTTCGCCGCCGGAAAGATTCCCGGCGGGTATTTCAAGCGGGAAGCGCGTCCATCGGAAAAGGCCGTGCTGACCAGCCGGCAGATCGATCGGGGACTCCGTCCGCTCTTTCCCGAGGGCTATTACTTCGAGACCCAAGTCATCGCGTCAGTTCTTTCGGCCGATCAAACCGGCTCCTCCGATATTCTCGGCATTATCGCTTCCTCTGCTGCCCTGACTGTTTCAAATATTCCCTTCGATAATCCGATCGCGGGCGTGAGGATTGGGCGGCTGGACGGCAAGTTCGTGGTCAACCCTGATCTTGAGACGGTGGCGAAGAGCGAGTTGCACCTCGTAGTGGCGGGGACGGCTGATGCGGTCATGATGGTCGAAGCAGGGGCGAACGAACTGTCCGAAGCCATCATGCTCGAAGCGATCGAACTCGCCCATAGCGAGATTAAGAAGATTGTGGCCAAGATTCGCGAACTGCAAGTGCTTGCCGGCAAGCCGAAGCGGAAGGTGGCGAAGGAACAGATCGACTCCGCGCTTGCGGCGCAAGTGAAGACGCTGGTGGCGCAAGGTATTCGTGATGCCATCATGATTCCCAACAAAGCGGCCAGGCAGGAGCGGTTGGATGAGGTCAAGAACGACGCGGTCCAAAAGCTCAAGAGCGCAGACGATCCGAATCGGGAGCGGCACGTCAAGCTGGTGTTCCATGAGTTGGAATATACCGAGGTCCGGAACATGATCCTGGAGAAGGGATCTCGGGCGGATGGACGTGGCCCTGCTGATATCCGTGCGATCACCTGCGAAGTCAGCGCGTTGCCCAGGACACATGGGTCGGCGATTTTCACCAGAGGCGAGACCCAAAGTTTAGCGGTGGTCACCTTGGGGACCTCGGACGACGAACAGCGGATCGATGCATTAGAAGGGGAGTACATGAGGACCTTCATGCTCCATTACAATTTTCCGCCGTTCAGTGTCGGTGAAGCACGGCCGCTTCGCTCGCCGGGACGTCGGGAAGTGGGTCATGGTGCATTAGCGGAACGGGCGTTGGCCCCGGTGATTCCGAGCAAGGAAGCCTTTCCCTACACGCTTCGTATCGTGTCGGACATCCTTGAATCCAATGGGTCGTCGTCGATGGCGACCGTCTGTGGCGGGAGCCTTGCGTTGATGGATGCCGGCGTGCCGGTCAGCAAAGCTGTGGCCGGGATCGCGATGGGATTGATCAAAGAGGGCGACCGGGTCATGATTCTCTCCGATATTCTCGGGCTTGAGGATCACCTGGGCGATATGGACTTTAAGGTCTGCGGAACCAGGCAGGGCGTCACGGCCCTACAGATGGATATCAAAATCGGCGGGATTACGTCGGCCTTGATGCAGAAGGCGTTAGAGCAGGCGAAAGCTGGTCGTTTACACATTCTGGGCTGCATGGAGAAGGCTCTCCAAGCGCCGAGAACCACCCTGTCGGCTTACGCGCCCAGGATCTTCACGATGAAGGTGAAGCAGGACAAGATCCGTGAAATCATCGGGCCGGGCGGCAAGACGATCCGCGGCATCATTGCGGATTGCGGGGTCAAGATCAATGTCGATGACAGCGGAACCGTGACGATTGCGTCGGTCGACGGCGCTTCGGCCGAGAAGGCCAAAGAAATGATCAGCCGGATCACCGAAGAAGTCGAAATCGGAAAGATCTACATGGGCACGGTTCGAAAGATCATGGATTTCGGCGCGTTTGTCGAGGTCCTTCCGGGAACCGACGGACTGGTGCATATCTCGCAGTTGGCGCACCATCGGGTCCAAGCGGTGTCGGACGAGGTGAAGGAAGGGGATCAAATCTTGGTGAAGGTCATGGAAGTGGACCGTCAAGGGAAGATCCGCCTGAGCCGCAAGGAAGCCATGCCGGCTCCGGCTGGGGCTGCTGCGCCTGATCCATCAGCCGGGTAA
- the rpsO gene encoding 30S ribosomal protein S15 — protein sequence MALLKEAKTELIKQYQQHETDSGSPEVQIAVLTTRITYLTEHFKTHKKDHHSRRGLLLLVGRRRRLLDYLRGVSDARYRAVIERLGIRK from the coding sequence ATGGCATTACTCAAAGAAGCAAAAACTGAATTGATCAAACAGTATCAGCAGCATGAGACGGATTCCGGTTCACCGGAAGTCCAGATCGCGGTGTTGACCACCCGGATCACGTATTTGACGGAGCATTTCAAGACCCACAAGAAGGATCATCACTCGCGGCGTGGCCTGCTGCTCTTGGTCGGCCGCCGTCGGCGGTTGCTCGACTATCTTCGTGGCGTCAGCGATGCGCGGTATCGTGCAGTGATCGAGCGATTGGGCATCAGGAAATAG
- the truB gene encoding tRNA pseudouridine(55) synthase TruB, whose amino-acid sequence MMDLAQSCAVVDGVLIIKKELGWTSHDVVAKVRHLLGGVKVGHAGTLDPAATGVLPVLIGRGTRIAEYLVEWDKEYCAVLRLGETTDTQDATGTVLARQATEHLTSAAIHEAVGRFLGPIEQVPPMYSAVKVAGVPLYKSARAGKTIARDARTIVIHTLEVLGIEGRDVSLRVVCSKGTYVRTLCADIGAALGVGGHMLALERTRVGPLTIDQALTIDEVATRHALGRLGDDLLSLDLSLNRFALAVVDEQTADRVRHGAPVPVGKILRWEGAAAGERQPHMPVRIHDIDGRLIAIGKCPANAGDALKVEKVLIDQDV is encoded by the coding sequence ATGATGGATCTCGCGCAGAGCTGTGCCGTGGTCGACGGCGTACTGATCATCAAAAAGGAATTAGGGTGGACCTCCCACGATGTCGTGGCGAAGGTGCGGCATCTTCTCGGCGGAGTGAAGGTCGGTCATGCCGGCACTCTTGATCCTGCCGCAACGGGAGTCTTGCCCGTGCTGATCGGGCGGGGAACCCGCATTGCCGAGTATCTCGTCGAGTGGGATAAAGAATATTGTGCCGTGCTTCGGCTCGGCGAAACCACCGACACGCAGGATGCGACGGGAACGGTCCTCGCCAGGCAGGCGACGGAACATCTGACATCAGCGGCGATTCATGAAGCGGTCGGTCGATTTCTCGGACCGATTGAACAAGTTCCTCCGATGTATTCGGCGGTAAAAGTCGCAGGCGTTCCTCTCTATAAGTCCGCTCGTGCGGGCAAAACGATTGCACGGGACGCCCGAACCATTGTCATCCACACCCTTGAGGTGTTGGGGATCGAGGGTCGGGATGTGTCGTTGCGGGTCGTCTGCTCCAAAGGGACCTATGTGCGGACGTTGTGTGCCGACATTGGAGCAGCCTTAGGCGTCGGTGGTCACATGTTGGCGTTGGAGCGAACGCGAGTGGGGCCCTTGACGATCGACCAGGCGCTGACGATCGACGAGGTGGCTACCCGTCATGCCCTCGGCCGGTTGGGAGACGATCTGTTATCGCTGGATCTGTCGTTAAATCGGTTTGCGCTGGCGGTGGTGGATGAACAGACCGCTGATCGCGTACGACATGGCGCTCCAGTGCCTGTGGGAAAAATCCTGCGTTGGGAGGGGGCGGCTGCTGGCGAGCGCCAGCCACATATGCCGGTTCGCATCCATGATATCGACGGGCGATTGATTGCGATCGGGAAGTGTCCGGCGAATGCGGGAGATGCGCTCAAGGTTGAGAAGGTATTAATCGATCAGGACGTATAA